The sequence CATCTGTCAAGCTCATGCAGCGATTTCCCTTCGTGCCGATCGCTGAACGTTCCGGAGTGCTCACGATTGCCATTGCGGATCCGCAGAACCTGTTGGGCCTTGATGAATTGGAGCTTTTAATTGGAAAGCCGCTGGATCGGGTTGTGAGCCCCAGAAGTGCAATCCTGGCGGCATTGGAACGGAGCGAAGGATCGAGTCAAGCCCTGCGTGAGCTGGAATCAGAATATCGATCAATCTTGGTGAAAGAAGATGATCGAGGAGAGGAAATCCATTCTCTCGATCAGGCTGGGACAGATCAAAGCCCCGCTGTGAAGTTGCTGGACTCAATTTTACTAAGTGCGATGCAGCGTCGTGCCAGCGACATTCACATTGAAGCTGCAGACTGCTCGACCAAAGTGAAGCTTCGAGTCGACGGTATCCTTATTCCGGCCATGGAACCGCTCGATATCCGATTGCATGCTCCCTTGGTTTCACGCCTGAAGGTCATGTCAGAACTTGATATTGCCGAGCGGCGAGTGCCTCAAGACGGAAGCTTTCGCATGAGGCTGGATCGGAAGACCGTGGATTTTCGTGTGTCCATCCTGCCAAGCGTGTTTGGTGAGTCGGTCGTTATCAGAATACTCGATCGAGATTCCATTGCGACCGGGGTGTCGGCATTGAAGCTTGAGCGGCTTGGCTTCAATCCGGAAGATCTGAAGCGGTTTCGTAAAGCGATCACTCGACCGTACGGCATGGTATTGGTGACAGGACCAACAGGAAGCGGCAAAACAACGACCCTGTATGCCGCCATATCCGAGATGAATACACTCGAAGACAAACTCATCACGATTGAGGATCCGGTTGAATATCAGCTGCAAGGGGTGGTGCAGATTCCTGTCAATGAGAAGAAAGGACTGACATTTGCACGAGGCCTTCGATCGATCCTTCGCCATGATCCGGACAAGATTATGGTCGGAGAAATTCGAGATCCAGAGACCGCACAGATCGCCATCCAGTCGGCATTGACAGGCCATCTCGTCCTGACGACGGTTCATGCGAACAATGTGTTCGATGTGATCGGACGGTTCGCGTCCATGGGGATTGATAGCTATAATTTTCTCGCTGCGCTCAATTGCGTGTTAGCGCAGCGGCTGGTCCGAATCCTCTGCTCGTCTTGCCGGACATTCATGAAGGTCGAGCAGAAACTCATTGAAGAGTCTGGGTTGGACTATGAACAGTACAAAAATACACCATTTTATGAGGGGAAGGGGTGTCCCCAATGCCATGGCACTGGATATCGTGGAAGAAAGTGCATCACGGAATTTCTCAATTTAACGGATGAGATCAAAGAGATGATCCATGCGGAGCGGCCGCTTTCAGAGATTCGGTATCGAGCGGTGACAGATGGAATGATCACGCTTCGGCAATCCGCACTCAAAAAGATGTTGAATGGAGAGACGTCGCTCCGCGAGGTCAATCGCGTCACGTTCAGTGAAGAAGGATGACATGATGTGGGAATGGTGGAGCAGGTGCCCCCAGCATTGCTTGAAGTTCGGGAGTGACTCACTCGCGTGGGCCGAAAGTGAACGAGGCTGGCGTGGACAGCGTCGGCGCAAATGTCGTATGTCGCTGCTCCCCAACGGCATGATCAATCCTTCTCCAATGGCCTCGAATTTCCCTGACCTCACAACTCTTGCTGAATGTGTCCAGACTCTCACGAGTTCAGGAAGGGGTCACCACGTGGTCGACAGGGCAGTCCGTTCGGCTCTGCCTCGACGGGTCACCGTCCTGCTTCCGGACACTGCAGTGCGAACCACGGTGCTTCACTTCGAGCAGCTCCCAACTGGGCGCGTGGAACGCGCAAACCTCATTCGGTGGCGGTTAGGGCAAGAGCAGCTTTTCCCGCTCAATGAAGCCAAGATCGTGTCCCAGACTTTTCAAAATCAAGGCGCAAGTGGATCCCGGGCCTACACAGTGTTGACGGTATCGGTCCAAGAAGCGGTGCTCAAACAATATGAATCGCTCTGCGAATCTGTTGGGCTGATTCCATATGATGTCGGTATCACAAGCCTTAGGCTGCTTGATTTCTGGAAGCGAGTGTCGAGTAGATCGGAGTGGTTGGGGCGTAACGTTCTATGGGTCAATGTATTTGATCGATCTCTGACGACCATCGTATGCCGACGAGGGCACCCGATATTCTATCGATGCAAGCTCTTAGGGGAGGACGTGTCCTATATTCTGCACACTCCCGATATGCTGCACAAGATTCTCGAGGAGTGCAGTACCTCACTGGAGGCTTGTCATCAGCGCCATCCCTCCGTGGCCATCACTGACGCCGTGATCTGCGCAGAAGGCGAGGCGGTAGCCTTGCAGGAACGGATTGAGGGCGAACTTCAACTCGCCACCGAGCAGTTCGATTGGAAAAGAGTTGAGACTGTTGGCTGGAGCGCAAAGGGTAGTCAGCGAGAGATGACATCCTTGGCGGCACTAGCAGGACTGCCGTAGCTGGGTAGAAGGAATGTGCAAATGAGAAGATTCCTCAAATCGCTGATGGCCATCCGATTGACATCCAGTGCCGATGAGCACGTTCCCATAAATCTGAGCCACAGGCATCGCCCTGTGGTGGCTCCTCTGCGTCTCTTGCTGATAGGGAGCTGTGTCCTGCTTGTGTCCGGTATATTTTGGAATGGGATGCAAGCGATGGCGATGTATCAAGAGTGTCGCACGATTGAGGCTGAGTTGGAGCGAGTTCGACAGCAGGATCGTAACCTGATTGCAGAGGCGAGTCGTGACAGGATGGATTTGTCGGACCACGCGCTCAATCGGTTGTCCTTCGAGGTTGAATTGGCGAATCAGCTCCTTGAAAAGAGAATATTTTCGTGGACGAAGTTTCTGGCTGAATTGGAGCAGGCTGTCCCTTCTCGCTTGGCGCTCAGCAGTGTACGCCTTGATCAAGCAGGGACGACGGTTCGACTGACCGGAACCGCGATGAGCTTGGAGGATGTCACGGCGTTCACCGTGGGGCTTCAGGATCATGCGACGTTTAGGGATCCAGTGTTAGCTCAACATCGTGCTGGGGTAAACGGCTTGGTGGAGTTTGATATTACAGTGCAATACCGTCGGGATGGAGTGTGACGGATGAAGGAGCGCCTGATCGTCATGCTTCAGCATCCCTTTGCGCCGCTGCTTCCATGGGCGAGCGTTGCCTGCTGTCTTCTCGCCGCACTGTTTTTCGTGCATGGTGTGGGGTTGGCTGGAGTTCAATTGACGCGTGAGCGATTGGAGAAAGAATGGGTCGCCATGCGACAGTCGTTGATCCAGCACAAAGAGGCAAGAAAAGCCCAGAAGGATCTGAGCCAGGTATGGGCGTTACTGCCAGCCGAGAGGGATTTCGCTCCCTTGGCCCTGGGGATTACAGAGGAAGCGAAGCGTGATCGAATCACTATGCCGGCCCTGTCGTACAAGACGGAGCCGACGGTCGTAGCCAATACGAGCAAAGGCTTGCTCCAGGGGCCGTTGACCGGACGGTATGAGGATCTTCGCCGCTTCATTCATAACCTGGAGACGGCGGATGAGTTGTTATTTATAGAAGACCTGGAACTAACCCGGTCTGGAGACCTACGGGATGACGCGTTGACATTCAACATCAAGATTGCGACGTACCTTCGTACCGATTCGGAGAAGCCCATCCTGTCGGCAACAGGTCAGTAACTATGGAAGCAAGACACAAGATGATGCTGGCCCTATTGCTGATTCTTCTCTGGGGAGGAGTGGCAGCCTGGCAATGGCGTTTCACGGAGGAGCCGGCGCGCCTACCGCTCACGAATATGACGGGACCCGCCTCATTAAGCCGCCAGGCAGAAGGAATGAGAAGCAGTCGGCGTGTAAATCTGGGACTCCTCGCATCAGCGGGCATTCAGCGTGAGGCGAGCTTCACCACACCACGGAACATTTTTGCGGTGCCTCGTTCCGACGGCTCGCTTCCCCTCAGTCAGGGCCCGGCATTGGAGAACCAACAAGAGTCTGTTGCACATGAGGTTGTTGCGGAACAAGTACAGGAGGAGTCGGCACAATACCGGTATCTTGGATTTTTGCGCATAGGAGAGAGTCGACAGAAAAGTGACGCGATGGCGGTGCTGAGGAAAGACGACGAGGTGATGGTGCTCAAGATTGGGGATTATGTCGACAGCCATGTGATCCTCCGAGCCATTAACGCCGAGAGCGTGACTCTGCGAGATACCGATACCCGGATGGATAAGACCGTGTTGTTGTCGGAAGAAACGATGGAGCAGGAGTGAGTGGTGATGCGGAGGGCTTCATCATCACCGAGACGACCGGAAGCGGGATTCTCCTACCTCATGGTCATGATGGCCATCACGGTGATGGGGCTAAGCATGACTATGGCCGCCCGGCAATGGAAGACGATGGTCCAACGGGAGTTGGAAGCGGATTTACTCGCCAAGGGGATCGAAATTCAAACGGCATTGGCCCTCTATTCAGCTCACGTAAAAGCCGGGAGAGTCATGCCCGGAGAAGTATATCCGCAAACGCTGGCCGAACTCACGAGGCCGCCCAAACCGTTCTTGAGGAAGGTCTATCTCGATCCAGTCGGACGTGGTGAATGGCAACTCCTTCGTGCCCCTACCGGGGGTATTATGGGGGTTCGAAGCACAAGCAGGGATCGGCCGATCAAACAGGGGGACTTCCCACCTGCGGTTCGCCACTTTCAGGGGAAACCGACCCACTTCGATTGGGTATTCCAATATCCCAATCCATCCATGGCAGCTGTACCTGGATCCATTGTACCGTTGGCGATAGGACAACCAGCTCAATTGAATCAGCCGGTGCGCCCAGGAGAAAATGATCTCTCTGACGATTCACCAGTAGAGGAATCGATGGATGCTCCAGCTGACCAAATGGATTCAGCCGATTTTCTCTCGACGCCGAGTGCGGATACCCTGTCGGAACCTCCTGAGACACCCGTCTTGCCCTTGGAACCGGCTTCCTAGAGCAGAAGTTTTCCGCATAGAGGACATCACTCGAACCAGGAATGTCGGTAGGCTCTTGACCCATCTCTCACCAGCACGGTATTGTCTACCCGACCAATCATTGGGAGAGGTATGGAAACGCTGAGTAGCGCCGTCACGGACGAGAAAACGCAAGAATCCAAGCCGCTCCCCATTTCCGAGTACGTTCTGGAGCTGGTTTCTAAGGCCCAACGGGCCACGAGGAGATTGGCCTCGCTGTCGACCTCGACGAAAAATCAAGCGTTGCTCGCGATGGCGGAAGCGCTCCAAGCAAAGTCCGACGAAATACTCGCAGCAAATGAACGAGACCTCAAGGCATTCGGCACGGCTCCGGAAAAGAAAGCGATGGCAGATCGGTTGAGGCTGACCGAGAAGCGAATTGGAGAGATGGCTGCCGGCATTCGTGAAGTGGAAAAATTGCCTGATCCCGTCGGGATGATGGCTGCCATGTGGACGAGGCCCAATGGAATGCAAGTTGGGCGGGTGCGCGTCCCGATCGGCGTGATCGGGATCATCTATGAGTCACGTCCGAATGTGACGGCGGATTCGGCGGCCCTCTGTCTGAAATCGGGCAATGTCTGCGTGTTACGAGGCGGGAGCGAGGCGATTCACTCCAATACGGTGATCGCCGGAATTTTATCTGAGGCGTCGGAGCAGGCCGGCGTCCCATCCGGTGCCGTCACCTTTGTCGATCGTGCGGATCGCGAGGTGGTGCCTGTGCTCCTGAAGCAGGATCGATTCATCGATGTGATCATTCCGCGGGGTGGGGAATCGTTGATGAACCTCATCGCGGAGCATTCGACGATTCCAGTGGTCAAACATGATGCAGGCGTATGCCATGTGTATGTCGATGCGGCAGCGGACCCAGCGATGGCCGAAGCCATCTGCGTCAATGCCAAAGCGCAGCGGCCGTCCACATGCAACGCGATGGAAACCTTATTGGTTCACCAATCGATCGCGAGGGTTCTGTTGCCCAAACTTGCGACCAGTCTCAAAGCGGTCAACGTCGAGATTCGAGGTTGTCCAAAGACTTGTCAATTGATATCTGAAGCCAAACCGGCCAGTGAACAGGATTATGGGAAGGAGTTTCTGGATCTCATTCTTGCCGTGAAAATCGTGAAGAATATGGATGAAGCGATGGAACACATCGCGCAGTATGGGTCGCGACACACAGAAGCGATTGTGACGATGGATTACGGACGCGCGATGCGGTTTCTCAAAGAAGTCGATGCCGGCGCTGTTCTGGTGAATGCCTCCACACGACTCAACGATGGGTATCAATTCGGTCTTGGGGCCGAGATCGGCATCAGCACCTCAAGGATTCATGCGCGAGGCCCCATGGGATTGGAAGAGCTGACGTGCTCAAAATTCATTGTCCTGGGAAGCGGCCAAATCCGCGAATAAATGCCCTCTGATGCTCTTGTAGTTGCCCTGAACACTCCTGGTCATCTTCGGTTTCCTTCTACCCGCGCACTCGCTGAACGTTTCGACAAGATCGGCGGCCGTGTCAAAACTCTTCCGACCGGGCATCTCGTCTTTTATCGATCTGATGGACGACGGTTCCTTGCGACCGATCCGGCCGGACACCCTTTGCATGAGTGCGAATGGGAGTCGACGATGGCAGGGACCACCTCGCTGACACGCGCGAGGGTTCGGCTGGATTGGGGCCGGTGGGTCGGAATTAAGCCATCTGGATTGGTACATGAGACGCAGCTGAATCTTGCCTCGAGGCCCAATTGGCAGCGGATTACTCCCGATCATCTTCGCGCTATGGCGGCAGGGGCACTACGGGTCCCCATAGACGAAGTGCGGTGGTTCTATCGGGATGAAGACGTCAGCATCGATCCTCAAGGGACGGCGACCATTCGACAGCGAAAGGACGCCCTGTATATTCTTGATGATGGAGGATTCGAACAGGTGCGTTTCATGTCTTGTATGGGAGCCATGCGTTGGGACCAGATCGATTTTCTTCCGGTGGTCGAGCTCTTCAAGTCGCTGTTGCCGGGAACGGGCTCTGCGGTGTTCGAACTTATTCGGGGGCTCTATGACGACCAGAACAACGATCAGGCTGTCCCAAGGTCATTGCGATATCGTGGGATTCCCACGTATCCCTCCGAAGCAGCATTTCGTCTGTTCAGCTACTTTTTTACTCCCCAGGGATCGACTGGCAGGGATCTGTTCGCAGATTTCATGAATCCTTCCACGTCCCATATGATGACATGGCTGCCTGCTCTCGATCCTCCGGTGCGGTATGTTGATGAGGGCCAAGGGCTCTGTGTGACTGTCCAGGGCGGAGTCGTTCAAAAGGCTACCCTGGCCAATGATGCAGCAGGTTTTTCATACATGAGCCTGGGCGGTCGCCGTGCCCTCCCGTTGGACCGCAGTCTGAGTATAGACGGGAACCAATTAATCCTAAGGGATCGTGAACAACGGATTGCCGTCTCGTTACCTGTCGGTATTGAACTGTCGGCCTCATCAGTTCCCGAGTTTTCACTCAGTCCTGCCGATTGGCGAACAGTATTCGTGCAAGGGGCTCCTGAGGTTCAGCCTACCGAGGCGTTTGAGGCGGTCCCTTTGTATTCGGAGAACGACGAAGAGATCGGGGAACTTGCCGCACAACCCTTTGTTGCCGACTATCTGGATGATCTCGGAGAGCAAGACCGTGAAATCGGAAGATTGCGATCACAAGCCGAACATGTTCTCATCGACAATGGGGATGCCGTGATCGCGACCTGCATTCTCTTCGATCGGCCACGCGACTACACAGTCCATGTCCGAGACGTTGCCTATGCACAACGGCAGGCTCAACAACTTTGGACGCAGTGTGCCGCGGTGAAAAGATGGGATTGGTTGCATCGAATTCGAATGATCGCGGCTGTTGACGAACCGAGAACAGGTGAACAGCAGTATGACCTGGGGTATTGCTGGCTACCGTATGATGTGTTTGGCTCTCCGACAAACTTGATGTCGGTGATGGCAAGATTGAGAGATAGGATACGACCTCGTGGTCAGGTCTTTGTCGTTGGACCTGCCGAATTGGGCGAGTCTTTAGTAGCGGAACGATGGGAACTCGGCTGGGATCAATCCGTCGCATCACTTCCGACCTTCCTCATGCATAAGACGATTCTTCCCAAGGCCAGGGTGAAATCAGGGCTGACATTGTTCCATGCCAGGCGCCCCTTGCTGTGAACATGTTTCCCTGATGAGTTGGGTGATCGAATGTAGACACTGTCTTTCTTCGGTAATTCCTGTAAAATCGGCACCCTAGGCCTCATATCAAAATCATGTATTCACCGTATTATTCATCGATGGAGGAGGAAGCTTATGCCAAGTATATTGGATAAGGTGATCGAGAGAGAAATAAGAAGAGAATTGAAGGATGCATTGGTCAGGTTTGAACAGCAACTGCGACAGTCCGGAGTGACCGACGAAAATGTCAAAAACCGTGTGCGTGGAGCCAAACAGTTTGTGGCGTTTCTGTATGGCCGCTACCTCAGGTAGTCATGTTTCCCTTCTCCTGATCATCGATCCGGCTCAGGCGAGGTAGGAGTGCCCTGCATCACCAGTCAATCCAACGTGGTCGTGAGTACACACATCACCAAGGAGCGAACATGACTATCGCACGTTGGATATCTATGATTGCGATTCCCGCATTCCTAATCGGGTTCGGATTGGGAGGATGATCGTTGCATATCGCTTCGGCCGAAGGTCTGTTTGGCCCGAAGGACTCGGCCACCAGATCGGGAGTTCATTGGTTGAAATGCAGAAAAACGTCGACCAGTTGCAGAAGCATATACATGCCCTCAAACAGACCGAGGACAAACTGTCTTCTCTGTCGCCCACGAGCGGCGGCATGGGTGGTGCGATGGATACGCTCCTGAACAAGGGGAAGTGAAAGCGGGAATTCAAGAAGCCTGGTTTCACACTGCCGTAACCGTTATCCAATCGGCCCGGTCAAAGGATCGCCCAACCGGACCTTTTTATAGGAAGGCTTTCCTCTTCGCATTTCCAGCGAGAGAACTTGATTTGAGTCAAGCGACCTTGCGTGCCCAACACAAACCTCCGAGATGATTGCCAGGATTTCTTATTCACAAGAGACGAGCGATGTTCCGGCTGATAGCTAACCGGTAGGGGCTACTGCGTATAATTATCAATTTATTTGGCCATCCGTCATTCATATCCTAAGATGACGGCATGTCAGCTCAGGCCGCCCGGGTTCCTCCTCAACCCGATATTGTTACGGAAGAGAGTTCAATAGACCTCACAGATACCGGGCTCCTGTGCCTCCTGATTCTTGCTCGGTTTCATGATCTTCCTGCCAACGGCACTCAACTGCAGCATCAGTTTTCTCAGTCTGGACAAGCCCTCTCTGAGATCGATCTTCTCCGCGCCGCCAAGCACGTTGGGCTCAAAGCCGGCGTCGTGAAGGCCACATGGAGCAAATTACTTGGCATGCCGTTGCCGGGGATGGCCAAGTTAGTAGATGGGCGTTATCTCGTGGTCGCTAAGGTTCAGGCGGAAAAGGTGTTGGTCCAGCATCCCGACGAAGCACGTCCTCTCGTGCTCTCGCGTGACCGATTTGAAATGATCTGGACTGGGGATCTGCTGCTCTTCACCAAGCGGGCACATCTCCGGCTGCAAGATCTCACATTCGACTTCACGTGGTTCATCCCGGCGATCGTCAAGTACCGAAAGTTTTTTGGGGAAATAGTGATGGCCTCATTCTTCCTCCAGCTCTTTGCCCTGTTGACCCCGCTGTTTACGCAAGTGGTGATCGATAAGGTGCTCGTGCATAAGGGGTTTACGACGCTCCATGTGTTGGCCGTCGGCATGATCACGCTGGCTGTGTTCGAGACCATTCTTGGAGGGCTTCGCACCTATCTGTTTTCTCATACCACGAATCGAATCGATGTGAGTCTCGGGGCCAAACTCTTTCGCCATATTTTGGCGCTGCCCCTCTCCTATTTTGAGGCACGGCGAGTTGGCGATACGGTCGCGCGCGTACGCGAGTTGGAGCAGATCCGCCAGTTCTTGACCAGCCACTCGGTCACGGTGGTATTGGATCTTAGCTTTACCGTCGTATTCATGACCGTGATGTGGTTCTACAGTTCGACTCTCACACTTATCGTCATGGCGTCGTTACCGATCTATGGGTTGTTATCCGTGGCCATTACCCCAGCGATCCGGTCTCGGTTACATGAAAAATTCAATCGAGGCGCCGAGAATCAAGCGTTCCTAGTGGAGGCTGTCAGTGGAGTCCAGACCGTCAAGGCCATGGCGGTTGAGCCGCCGTTATTGCGCAAATGGGAAGAGCAGCTGGCGGGGTATGTGCGGGCCAGTTTCCGAGCCACCAGCCTGATGACGATTGCCGGTCATTCAGCTATGTGCGTTCAAAAGGTCACCACCGTGGCTGTGTTGTGGGTGGGCGCCTATCGGGTGATCGATGGCGATCTCAGCATTGGGCAGCTCATCGCCTTTAATATGTTGTCCGGACAAGTAACCGGACCGATCCTGCGTTTGGTGAGCCTCTGGCAGGAATTTCAACAGGTCGGAATTTCGGTCCAACGCCTCGGCGACGTGCTGAATACCCAACCAGAGCCTTCGTACAATCCGAATCGAACCACGCTTCCTCAAGTGAAGGGGCATGTATGTTTTGAGGACGTCGTCTTTCGCTACCGGCCGGATGGTCAAGAAATCATCCGGAAGGTGTCGTTTGCAGTGGAACCAGGCCAGATCATCGGCATCGTCGGACGGTCGGGTTCCGGGAAGAGCACGATTGCCAAATTGATGCAGCGCCTCTATGTACCTGAGCGAGGGCGAATTGTGGTCGATGGAGTGGATTTGATACAGGTCGATCCGGCCTGGCTTCGCAGACAAGTGGGAGTCGTGCTTCAAGAAAACTTTCTGTTCAATGCGTCGGTGCGTGACAATATCGCCTTGACCGATCCTGGATTGGC is a genomic window of Candidatus Nitrospira kreftii containing:
- a CDS encoding Toxin RTX-I translocation ATP-binding protein, whose protein sequence is MSAQAARVPPQPDIVTEESSIDLTDTGLLCLLILARFHDLPANGTQLQHQFSQSGQALSEIDLLRAAKHVGLKAGVVKATWSKLLGMPLPGMAKLVDGRYLVVAKVQAEKVLVQHPDEARPLVLSRDRFEMIWTGDLLLFTKRAHLRLQDLTFDFTWFIPAIVKYRKFFGEIVMASFFLQLFALLTPLFTQVVIDKVLVHKGFTTLHVLAVGMITLAVFETILGGLRTYLFSHTTNRIDVSLGAKLFRHILALPLSYFEARRVGDTVARVRELEQIRQFLTSHSVTVVLDLSFTVVFMTVMWFYSSTLTLIVMASLPIYGLLSVAITPAIRSRLHEKFNRGAENQAFLVEAVSGVQTVKAMAVEPPLLRKWEEQLAGYVRASFRATSLMTIAGHSAMCVQKVTTVAVLWVGAYRVIDGDLSIGQLIAFNMLSGQVTGPILRLVSLWQEFQQVGISVQRLGDVLNTQPEPSYNPNRTTLPQVKGHVCFEDVVFRYRPDGQEIIRKVSFAVEPGQIIGIVGRSGSGKSTIAKLMQRLYVPERGRIVVDGVDLIQVDPAWLRRQVGVVLQENFLFNASVRDNIALTDPGLAMEQVMHAAKLAGAHEFILELADGYDTTIGEHGCTLSGGQRQRIAIARTLVANPRILIFDEATSALDYESEAVVQHHMAEICNGRTVFIIAHRLSTVRPAHRIYVIDKGEIVEQGAPDDLLRNSGFYARLHAHQAA
- a CDS encoding hypothetical protein (conserved protein of unknown function) codes for the protein MRRFLKSLMAIRLTSSADEHVPINLSHRHRPVVAPLRLLLIGSCVLLVSGIFWNGMQAMAMYQECRTIEAELERVRQQDRNLIAEASRDRMDLSDHALNRLSFEVELANQLLEKRIFSWTKFLAELEQAVPSRLALSSVRLDQAGTTVRLTGTAMSLEDVTAFTVGLQDHATFRDPVLAQHRAGVNGLVEFDITVQYRRDGV
- a CDS encoding hypothetical protein (conserved protein of unknown function), encoding MEARHKMMLALLLILLWGGVAAWQWRFTEEPARLPLTNMTGPASLSRQAEGMRSSRRVNLGLLASAGIQREASFTTPRNIFAVPRSDGSLPLSQGPALENQQESVAHEVVAEQVQEESAQYRYLGFLRIGESRQKSDAMAVLRKDDEVMVLKIGDYVDSHVILRAINAESVTLRDTDTRMDKTVLLSEETMEQE
- a CDS encoding hypothetical protein (conserved protein of unknown function), with product MRRASSSPRRPEAGFSYLMVMMAITVMGLSMTMAARQWKTMVQRELEADLLAKGIEIQTALALYSAHVKAGRVMPGEVYPQTLAELTRPPKPFLRKVYLDPVGRGEWQLLRAPTGGIMGVRSTSRDRPIKQGDFPPAVRHFQGKPTHFDWVFQYPNPSMAAVPGSIVPLAIGQPAQLNQPVRPGENDLSDDSPVEESMDAPADQMDSADFLSTPSADTLSEPPETPVLPLEPAS
- a CDS encoding General secretion pathway protein E, yielding MPRSLVRPSLSEILIGEGVLDKQTIDEVLRRLNGVPATLGQTLVADGLLSEVQLAQTLATQYDLPYDPLTEFRVDPRYYETTSVKLMQRFPFVPIAERSGVLTIAIADPQNLLGLDELELLIGKPLDRVVSPRSAILAALERSEGSSQALRELESEYRSILVKEDDRGEEIHSLDQAGTDQSPAVKLLDSILLSAMQRRASDIHIEAADCSTKVKLRVDGILIPAMEPLDIRLHAPLVSRLKVMSELDIAERRVPQDGSFRMRLDRKTVDFRVSILPSVFGESVVIRILDRDSIATGVSALKLERLGFNPEDLKRFRKAITRPYGMVLVTGPTGSGKTTTLYAAISEMNTLEDKLITIEDPVEYQLQGVVQIPVNEKKGLTFARGLRSILRHDPDKIMVGEIRDPETAQIAIQSALTGHLVLTTVHANNVFDVIGRFASMGIDSYNFLAALNCVLAQRLVRILCSSCRTFMKVEQKLIEESGLDYEQYKNTPFYEGKGCPQCHGTGYRGRKCITEFLNLTDEIKEMIHAERPLSEIRYRAVTDGMITLRQSALKKMLNGETSLREVNRVTFSEEG
- a CDS encoding hypothetical protein (conserved protein of unknown function), translated to MPSILDKVIEREIRRELKDALVRFEQQLRQSGVTDENVKNRVRGAKQFVAFLYGRYLR
- a CDS encoding Gamma-glutamyl phosphate reductase; the protein is METLSSAVTDEKTQESKPLPISEYVLELVSKAQRATRRLASLSTSTKNQALLAMAEALQAKSDEILAANERDLKAFGTAPEKKAMADRLRLTEKRIGEMAAGIREVEKLPDPVGMMAAMWTRPNGMQVGRVRVPIGVIGIIYESRPNVTADSAALCLKSGNVCVLRGGSEAIHSNTVIAGILSEASEQAGVPSGAVTFVDRADREVVPVLLKQDRFIDVIIPRGGESLMNLIAEHSTIPVVKHDAGVCHVYVDAAADPAMAEAICVNAKAQRPSTCNAMETLLVHQSIARVLLPKLATSLKAVNVEIRGCPKTCQLISEAKPASEQDYGKEFLDLILAVKIVKNMDEAMEHIAQYGSRHTEAIVTMDYGRAMRFLKEVDAGAVLVNASTRLNDGYQFGLGAEIGISTSRIHARGPMGLEELTCSKFIVLGSGQIRE
- a CDS encoding hypothetical protein (conserved protein of unknown function), whose amino-acid sequence is MKERLIVMLQHPFAPLLPWASVACCLLAALFFVHGVGLAGVQLTRERLEKEWVAMRQSLIQHKEARKAQKDLSQVWALLPAERDFAPLALGITEEAKRDRITMPALSYKTEPTVVANTSKGLLQGPLTGRYEDLRRFIHNLETADELLFIEDLELTRSGDLRDDALTFNIKIATYLRTDSEKPILSATGQ
- a CDS encoding hypothetical protein (conserved protein of unknown function) produces the protein MPSDALVVALNTPGHLRFPSTRALAERFDKIGGRVKTLPTGHLVFYRSDGRRFLATDPAGHPLHECEWESTMAGTTSLTRARVRLDWGRWVGIKPSGLVHETQLNLASRPNWQRITPDHLRAMAAGALRVPIDEVRWFYRDEDVSIDPQGTATIRQRKDALYILDDGGFEQVRFMSCMGAMRWDQIDFLPVVELFKSLLPGTGSAVFELIRGLYDDQNNDQAVPRSLRYRGIPTYPSEAAFRLFSYFFTPQGSTGRDLFADFMNPSTSHMMTWLPALDPPVRYVDEGQGLCVTVQGGVVQKATLANDAAGFSYMSLGGRRALPLDRSLSIDGNQLILRDREQRIAVSLPVGIELSASSVPEFSLSPADWRTVFVQGAPEVQPTEAFEAVPLYSENDEEIGELAAQPFVADYLDDLGEQDREIGRLRSQAEHVLIDNGDAVIATCILFDRPRDYTVHVRDVAYAQRQAQQLWTQCAAVKRWDWLHRIRMIAAVDEPRTGEQQYDLGYCWLPYDVFGSPTNLMSVMARLRDRIRPRGQVFVVGPAELGESLVAERWELGWDQSVASLPTFLMHKTILPKARVKSGLTLFHARRPLL
- a CDS encoding hypothetical protein (conserved protein of unknown function), translating into MWEWWSRCPQHCLKFGSDSLAWAESERGWRGQRRRKCRMSLLPNGMINPSPMASNFPDLTTLAECVQTLTSSGRGHHVVDRAVRSALPRRVTVLLPDTAVRTTVLHFEQLPTGRVERANLIRWRLGQEQLFPLNEAKIVSQTFQNQGASGSRAYTVLTVSVQEAVLKQYESLCESVGLIPYDVGITSLRLLDFWKRVSSRSEWLGRNVLWVNVFDRSLTTIVCRRGHPIFYRCKLLGEDVSYILHTPDMLHKILEECSTSLEACHQRHPSVAITDAVICAEGEAVALQERIEGELQLATEQFDWKRVETVGWSAKGSQREMTSLAALAGLP